In Dehalococcoidales bacterium, one DNA window encodes the following:
- the rsfS gene encoding ribosome silencing factor → MEVAHRAVEAISDKQGSDIVLLDVRGICSFADFFVICSGESERQLKTIYEEVEHALKKEGVLPLHREGALDSGWLLLDFGDVIVHIFALAEREYYQLDQLWSKAVPVVRIQ, encoded by the coding sequence CTGGAAGTAGCCCATCGAGCGGTAGAAGCCATCAGCGATAAGCAGGGCAGCGACATTGTGCTGCTGGATGTACGCGGCATCTGCAGCTTTGCCGATTTCTTTGTTATCTGCAGCGGTGAGAGCGAAAGGCAGCTCAAGACCATCTATGAAGAGGTGGAACACGCTCTGAAGAAAGAAGGCGTGCTTCCGCTCCACCGTGAAGGCGCACTGGACTCGGGCTGGCTCCTTCTCGATTTTGGAGATGTTATCGTGCACATCTTCGCGCTAGCAGAGCGCGAATACTACCAGCTTGACCAGCTGTGGAGCAAGGCCGTTCCCGTGGTCAGAATTCAATAA